The nucleotide sequence TATTATAAAGAAAGATGATGCGTTCTTTTATAAAAATAAGCGTATCCGTATTTTTTTTGATGAAAGGGCTGACCGTTCTTTTGAATACAGCTTCGTGGATATTGATGGCACAATTGATATACGTCTGTTGAGAAATAAAGCTGGAAATATTAGCAGGCTGATACGGATACCAAAAAAGAAAGCGAATAAAATATTGAAAGATATGCTTGGTTTTGTTCCAAAACATCCCACTGAGAATACGAAACCTCACAAGAAAAAAGAGTATACTGACATTGAGCGTTGCCAGCTTAAAGATGTCCCTGTCGGAATTAAGAAAGCTATTAAAAAAAGATGCTCTAAGAATAAATGGTACATTATCAAATCTCCAAATAGAGATTATGTATATTTTAAAAAAGTGCCAAAAGACTTTGCGTTCCAAATTATCGGCAAAAATTTAGATATACAAGATATAGGGAAAAAGAAAAAAAATGGTTCTGTACTGCTCTCTATCGGCAAGGATTTTAACTTTACTCTCACTTATAATTCCAAGCCAGTAAAAACCATTATTATAAAAGCTAAATAGAAAGAAACGACTCAAGCAAATGTGTCTGCGTGGATATTTGGCGATTATCACGAGAGTTAATACCCCGCTGTTCACAGCGGGGTATTGGTTTATTAATGAAATTCATTTATTTTAGTGCTTGCCAAAATTTATAGATATATTATCTGTTTATGTAATGATATTTTTTACATATTTTGTTCTTTTTATAATCATATGTAAGACAAGCCCACCAAATAAAAAAAACGATGTTCGGGTGGGCTATTTCGTCATACCCTGACCACCCTCCGACTTCGCTTTTTGAAGTTTGGAGGGATTTTAGTACCATATAAGTGTAAGAGATAAGGCATATCAATAGTGCTTTACCTTCTGCACTTATTTTTTTATGATAAGGGAGTAATTGGTCTGGCGAAGCGATTTTTGGATTAACCACATCCGTCATAAAAACCGTCAACCATCCCTTATTATAAGCAGTCGTTTAAGCAGGTTGAAACCCGTAAGGTGCTTTCGTGTAACGAACTAAAATGAGTGGTAATAAGTGTGGATGGGACAATTACAGATTTATTTTGGAGGTTACAGATGATAAGTGTAGGAATTGATGTGTCAAAAGAAAAAAGTACCGTATGTATCTTAAAGCCTTATGGTGAGGTTGTGAGCAGGCCTTTTGAAGTCTGTCATGTGGAGAAAGAACTGTCCGAACTGACTTCCATGCTGCTGCGTCTGAATGATGACATCCGTGTGGTCATGGAAGCTACTGGGATCTACCATCTGCCTGTATTAAGCTATCTGAAAGAAAAAGGGCTGTTTGTGGCAGTGATTAATCCATTTGAGATGAAGGAATACCGCTGTCAGGGGTTAAGACGTGTGAAAACGGATAAGCAGGATGCCATTACAATCTCTAACTATGGGATTGACCATTGGTACAGGCTGAAGGACTATGAGGCAGAAGAAAGCGTCTATGCGGAGCTGAAGCTTTTGGGAAGGCAGTACCGTCACTATATGCGGATGCGTGTGGAGAGCGTGTTGGAACTGACTCATCTTCTGGACTATACGATGCCTGGGATCAAAACGCTGCTGAAAGGCTGGAATGAAACAAATGGGAAAGATAAGCTGGGGGATTTTGCGGAAGAATACTGGCATTATGACAATATCACGAAGAAACCGGAGGAACAGTTTATAGAGAGCTATCTGAAATGGGCAAAAGAGAAGGGATACCATCAGAGCCAGGATAAAGCCGTCAAGATCTATGCACTGGCAAAAGAAGGCATCCCCACAGTACCCTCCGATACCCCATCGACCAAAATGCTGGTACAGGAGGCAGTACGGGTGTTACGAGAAGTCGATAACACTCTGATGACCATTCTAACACAGATGCAGGCATTAGCCAAGAGTCTGCCGGAATATCCGGTTGTCAGGGCAATGGGAGGTGTTGGAAATGTCCTTGCGCCTAAATTGATTGCAGAGATTGGGGATGTGAGAAGATTCCATAGCGGAAAAGCCCTGATAGCCCACGCAGGAATCGACGCGCCGCCCTATCAGTCAGGGCAGTTTATGGGGACAGAGAGGAAAATATCCAAGAGAGGTTCTTCCAGCCTGCGAAAGATTGGATATGAAGTGATGAGATGTCTGAAAACCCATAAAGAGCCAGCAGACGCAGCAGTGTATAGATTTATTTTGAAGAAAGAAAAAGAAGGAAAGTCAAAACGTGCAGCAAAAATAGCGGGATTAAATAAATTCCTTAGGATTTATTATGCACGTGTGATGGAAGTATACCAGAAGTAAAAAGAACTAAAACAGCGGATACGGCAGACCGGATTTTCCACCGGTCTAATTGTCGTAGGAAAAATTCATACGAAAAATATATTTAAAAACCTGCTAAAAAGTCTTGACTTTTGTTAGCAGGTTTGGTACCCCCAGTTCTTTGGCGGCTTTTGCTTGTCCGATTTCCTTTGCGAGTTTCACTGCCTGTACTTTGTATTCATGGTCGTATTGCCTGTTTTCTGCCATTTTTGTTCACTCCTTATTCTCTTGATTATATCTCAAATCCTTGAGAATGGGCTGTCAACTTTTTTTATACCATATCAATTGTGCCGACTGCGGGGCGAAACTCAGCCTAGCCACAGCAAACGGATATACGCATTTCCGCTGTTCTATGTATAAACGGACGAGCAGGGCAAAGGAATGTACGCAGCACTATATCCGAGAGGACGCATTAAAACAGTTGGTTCTGAAACAGCTTCAGCAGTTCCTCTCCTATTTACAGCAGTTTGAGCGTGTGTTTATCCGACGGCAGATTGACGCCACCCTTGCAGAACGCAGATACGAGTTGTCCGCAAAGCAGAAACAGATAGAAAAGGACGAAAAGCGGATAAAGGAGCTTGACCGCCTGTTCCGCAAAATCTACGAGGATAATGTCAACGGAAAGCTGAATGACGAACGCTTTTACAAGCTGTCGGACGGATATGAAGCCGAGCAGGAACAGCTGAAGCAGGAAATCGAAGACTTGACAGCCGAGGTCAGCGAAGCCGACACGGAAGCGACCAATGTCGCCAGGCTGATAGCCGTCACCAGGAAATACACCCGCATTGACGAACTAACGCCCGAAGTCCTAAACGCATTTGTGGATAAAATCGTAGTCCATGAGCGTGAGAAAAAAGACGGGAAACGGACACAGCAAATCGACATCTACTATTCCTATGTCGGGATTGTGGACATCCCCACGGATGCGGAAATGCGGGAAATGGAACGGGAATATACGCAGCGTACCAAACGTCAAACCGCCTAAATACAGGCGTGGCAGGAGAAAATCTATGCTCCTGCCGATACATATCTATTTTTTATCCCTATCTGGTTTAACCCATGTCTGAAAGAATTTATAAAATATTCTGTTCTGAATATGCTGGGGATGACGGCTTTATCCTGTTATATCCTGGCGGATACTTTTTTTGTGGCGGATGGGAGCGGACGGACTGGCAGCTCTGAATCTGGCGATTCCCGTTTACAGTTTTATTCATGGAAGCGGCCTGATGCTGGGTATGGGCGGAGCTACCAGATATACTATTCTGAAAAGCCAGGGCAGAGAGAAAGAAGGAGACCGGGTTTTTACCTGCACCCTGAAGATGGGGGTTCTGCTGTCGGCAGTATTTATGGGAATGGGCCTGTCTGGTTCACAGGTAATTGCCCGCCTGCTGGGTGCGGAAGGAATAGTTTATGAAATGTGCAAAACATACCTGAGAGTTCTGATGCTGTTTTCCCCGGCATTTCTGCTCAATGAAATCCTGATCTGTTTTGTGCGGAATGACGGAGTGCCAGGATTGTCCATGAGGGCTATGGTGGGAGGAAGTTTTTCCAATATTCTGATGGATTATATTCTGATTTTTCCTCTGGATATGGGAATGTTCGGCGCTGTTTTTGCAACCGGAACATCACCCCTTGTCAGTATGGCTCTGATGTCTCCGCATTTTTTACAGAAAAATCATGGATTCCATTTCAGAAAGGGAAAGGCGTCTCTTTCTGAGAGCAGATTTATTCTGGCAGGAGGGGTTCCGTCTCTGGTGACAGAGCTGTCTTCCGGAATTGTGATGATTATTTTCAACAGTATGCTGCTTGGGCTTCAGGGAAATATCGGAGTGGCGGCCTATGGGGTAATTGCCAACCTGTCTCTGGTGGTGATTGCGCTGTATACAGGGATTGCTCAGGGGATTCAGCCTTTGCTGAGCAGATATTATGGCTCAGGGAGAAAAGAGGAGGTTCAGGCTGTATTCCGATATGCGGTAATTACGGTGATTTTATTGTCAGTTCTGATTTACGGGCTGGTATTTGTTCAGGCAGACAGCATTGCAGGAGCCTTTAACAGAGAAGGGAATGTAATGCTGCAGGAGATTGCGGTTTCGGGAATGAAATACTATTTTACCGGCGGTTTATTCGCAGGAATCAATATTGTGCTGGCCATGTATTTCACTTCCAGGGACTGTCCGGGGCCGGCAGGCGCGATTTCCATTCTCCGGGGATTTGTTGTAATTATCCCCCTGATTTTTTTGCTGTCTGCCCTGTGGCAGATGACCGGGCTGTGGCTTACCTTTCCCATTACGGAACTGCTGGTAGCAGTCCCTGGAATTCTGTGGTATCTGAAAGAAAGAAAATCTTCTGCCTGAAAGGCAGAAGATAAGTCTAATCCAGCAGTTTTTCCAGATCCTGATAAAAGGATGGATAGGAAACGGTTACACAGTTTTCGTCGTCAAAGGTGGTGGTTCCCTCCGCATTCAGTCCTGCAATGGCAAAGGACATGGCAATCCGGTGGTCGCCGTACGTTTTAATCCGGGCGCCGTGAAGGGTATTGCCTCCATGAATAATCATTCCGTCCTCTGTGGGCGTGATATCGGCCCCCATGGCCTTCAGATTCTCCGTTACGGTGGCAATCCGGTCAGATTCCTTTACTTTCAGTTCCTGGGCGTCCCGAATCACGGTGGTGCCCTCTGCAAATGCGGCCATCACTGCGATAATGGGAAGTTCATCAATTAAAGTGGGAATAATACTTCCTTCCACCGTTGTACCGTGAAGGCTGCTGGAAGTTACCAGAATGTCAGCCACAGGTTCTCCGGAAACGGCGCGTTCATTCAGAAGGCTCAGTTTTCCTCCCATAGCATACACGACCTGAAGGATACCGCTTCTGGTGGGATTGACGCCCACATTCCGAATCAGGATTTCTCCCTGGTTACAGATGAGGCCAAGAGCGATAAAATAAGCGGCGGAAGAAATGTCTCCCGGCACATGGATAGCCTGCCCTTCCAGCTTTGGCTCCGGCCAGATGGCAGCGGTGGTGTCCGTGGACAGAATATCGGCGCCGAAACCGGCCAGCAGCAGTTCCGTATGGTTTCTGGACAGTACGGGTTCCGTTACTTTTGTGATACCGTCTCCGTAAAGGCCGGCCAGGAGAATTGCAGATTTTACCTGTGCAGAGGCTACCGGAGACTGATAATGGATATGTTTCAGACTGCCGCCCTGAATGGTAAAAGGCGCGCAGCCTGAGCTGGTTTTTGTACGGAAATCAGGGAATGACCCGGCGTCCCAGCACTGAAAACGGGCCCCCATTTCCGCGAGAGGGATAAAAATGCGATTCATGGGGCGTTTGCGGATAGAAGCATCGCCGTTTAAGGTGCTCTGGAAAGACTGGCCTGCCAGAATACCGGAAATCAGCCGCAGGGTGGTGCCGCTGTTGCCCACATCCATAATCTGTTCCGGCGGAGTCAGGCCATGGAGCCCCCGGCCGTGTACCAGAACTCTGGAGCCGTCATTTTCAATGGAAATACCAAGCTGACGGAAACAGGAAATAGTGGAAAGACAGTCCGCACCCTGCAGAAAATTAGTTACTTCCGTCAGGCCGCCGGAAATGGCGCCGAACATAATTCCCCTGTGGGAAATGGATTTATCGCCGGGAACAGAAAGTTCTCCCCGGTAAGCATGTTTTTTTGTGAATTCCATGTCAATCACCTCTCATGTACTGTATAATGATATTTTCGCAATAAGACCAGGGCCTGCCGCAGGGCTTTTTCTTCGTAAAATTCTATGTGAAGCACACCTTCCTGAAATTCCCGGTTGTGTATAATGCCAATATTTTTGATACTGATCTGATTGGTGGCCAGAATAGTGGCCAGGGCTGCGATTCCCCCGGCTTCGTCTACCATATCGCAGTAGATTTCGTAAATCCTGGGAAGGGTGCCGGAGCCTGTAAGGGGAAGGGAATCCCGGTAGTCTTTGGCGGACTGGAAAAAATCAAACAGGCTGTGTTCCTGCGAGGAAGCAATTTCCCTCCGCACCTGTTCCAGAGAAGCCAGAAATGCGTCCAGCAGCTTTAAAATCTGTTCCCGGTTGGTCAGGCAGATTTGCTGCCACATAACCGGGGAAGAAGATGCAATTCTGGTGATGTCTTTAAATCCTCCGGCAGCCACGCGCTTCATGATTTCTTCATGATTATCCAGATTTTTTATCAGATTTACCAGGCTGGATGCCAGAATATGGGGCAGATGGCTGACAGCGGCCGTAATAAAATCGTGTTCCTGATAGTCCAGCAGAATCGGGATAGCTCCCAGAGACCGGATAAACTGCTGAAATTCTTCTGACGTTTCCGGGTCAGCTTCCGGAGAAGGAGTCAGAATATAATATACATTTTCCAGAAGATAGGGAGTTGCGTGCCCATATCCGCTCTTTTCCGAACCGGCCATGGGATGACCGCCGATGAAAAAAGGAGACAAAGGCGTACCGGCAATTTCCTGGTGAATGGAGGATTTTACGCTTCCCACATCTGTGATGATACAGTTCTTTCCGGCGAAAGAAGATAAACGGAGGAGGAAATCTGCGTTTTTCCGTACCGGAGCGCAGAGAAAAATATAGCGGCAGTCTGCAAAATCATCCGTCAGGGTTTCACAGGCGGCGGCAATTACCCCTTCTTCCAGGGCAAGCGACAGGGACTCCCGGTTCACGTCGTATGCAATCAGAGTAATATCCGGATGAATCCGGTGAATGGTTTTGGCGATGGAGCCTCCAATCAGGCCGAGACCGATAAAACCGATTTTTTCAGGTTTCATATGTAACTGTTCCTTTCTCTATGGTATATGCAGCAGATAATTACGAAACTGTCAGTATCCATGTATCATTACTGCATTTATCATAGTGGAAACAGACGGAAAAGTCAATACTTCGGCACGTCAAAGCATAAAAGCGGCTGATTCCAGGGTATTTGTAAAAAATGAATAAAAAGGGTTGTAAAATCACAAAAATTTTAGTAGAATATATACATCACAAAATATACTTGTATTGGAGGAATTCATATGAACGTTTATACAACTGACAAGATAAGGAACGTGGTCCTTCTGGGACATGGCGGCAGCGGGAAGACGACTCTGGTGGAAGCGATGGCTTATCTGTCCGGTCTGACAAAGCGTATGGGGAAGATCAGTGACGGGAATACCATCAGCGATTATGATAAAGAAGAAACCAGACGTCTTTTTTCTGTTAATACCTCTGTAGTTCCGATTCCCTGGGAAGACACCAAGATTAACATACTGGACACGCCCGGCTATTTTGGATTTGTGGGAGAAGTGGAAGAAGCGGTCAGCGTGGCAGACGCCGCAGTTATTGTGGTATCCGGTAAGAACGGAATTGAAGTGGGAACACAGAAATCATGGGATATCTGTGAGAAATACAAGATTCCGAGAATGGTATTCGTGACAGAAATGGATGATGACAATGCAAGTTTCCGCCAGGTAGTGGCAGATTTACAGGAAATGTATGGAAAGAGGATTGCACCGTTCCATCTTCCCATTCGTGAAAATGAGAAATTTGTGGGTTATGTCAATGTAGTGGCTCAGACGGGAAACCGCTGGGATGAGAATGGCAAAGTTGTGGAAACAGAGATACCGGATTATTCACAGGCTAATCTGGATATCTGCCGGGAAGCTCTGATGGAAGCAGTGGCAGAGACCAGCGAGGAATTTATGGACCGCTATTTTGCCGGTGAGGAATTTTCTGAATTTGAGATTCGCTCCGCACTGCGTACCAATGTGGCAGACGGAAGCATTGTTCCCGTTTCCATGGGCTCCAGTACGCTGGTACAGGGTGTATATACACTGCTGGACGACATTCTCAAATATCTTCCAAGTCCGGAAAAGCGCCCCTGCAAAGGTGTGAATATGAAGACCAACGAGGTATTTGACGGGGATTATGACATTGCGAAACCGAAGAGCGCCTATATTTTCAAGACCATTGCAGACCCGTTTATTGGAAAATATTCTCTGATTAAAGTGAATTCCGGCGTACTGAAAACAGACGATGTGCTGTTTAATTCTGAGAAAAATATGGATGACAAGATTGGTAAAATCTATATCATGCGGGGCAACAAACCGGAGGAAGTAAAAGAGCTTCATGCCGGGGATATCGGAGCGCTGGCAAAATTGAACAAAGTTGTTACCAGGGATACCCTGTCCACCAAAGCAGTACCGGTGGTATACGGCAAGACTCAGATTTCCGTACCGTATACATATATGCGTTATAAGGCAAAGAACAAGGGAGATGAAGACAAGGTTTCCCAGGCTCTGCAGAAACTCATGCAGGAGGATCTGACACTGCGCACGGAAAATGACAGCGCCAATGGTCAGACGCTGATTTACGGTATCGGCGACCAGCATCTGGAAGTGGTAGTCAGCAAGCTGGCAGAGCGTTATAAAGTGGAGATTGAACTGAGCCGGCCGAAGATTGCTTTCCGGGAGACCATCCGTAAGAAATCAGATGTGGAATACAAATATAAGAAACAGTCCGGCGGACACGGACAGTACGGACATGTTAAGATGACCTTTGAACCCAGCGGGGATCTGGAAACCGCATATACCTTTGAGCAGCAGGTAGTGGGCGGGGCTGTGCCCAAGAATTATTTCCCGGCAGTGGAAAAGGGGCTGCAGGAATCCGTACTGAAAGGGCCCATGGCAGCTTATCCCGTAGTGGGTGTGAAAGCGGTGCTTTACGATGGCTCCTATCATCCGGTGGATTCTTCTGAAATGGCATTTAAGATGGCAACCATCCAGGCATTTAAGAAAGGCATGATGGAGGCTTCTCCTGTTCTGTTAGAGCCCATTGCCAGCATGAAAGTGGTTGTGCCGGACAAATATACCGGAGACGTTATGGGAGATCTGAACAAACGCCGGGGACGTGTGCTGGGCATGAATCCTGCGGAGACAGGCAAGACAGAAATCGCTGCCGACGTACCTTACATGGAGATTTACGGATATATGACAGATCTCCGCTCCATGACAGGCGGAAGCGGCCTGTTTTCCTACGAGTTTGCCCGTTATGAGCAGGCTCCTTCCGATATTCAGGAAAAGGAAGTTGCCGCAAGAGCGAATAAACTGGAAAACGGCGAGGAATAAGACGACGGAACGATAATGTAAATCTGATTTCAGGAAAAGAAGGTGGGACCGTATGAAGAAGACAAAAGCACATACGGACAGGAAAAAAGGAAATTTAAGTATCCATGAGTTGAAGAGGCTGTACCATGAGACCATTAAGGGGAGAATTACCATATCGGTGCTGACACTGGTAATTGTTTCCCTGATGGTTCTGGGAATTGCCACCAGTGTGCTGAACAATCACAGTACCAATTCCACACTGGAGCGTAATATGACAGCCACAGCGAAGGTGGCGTCGGAGCGAGTGGAATGGGAAATGACGTCCTACCGGAATCTGGCGGCGGATCTGGGGCTTATGACGCGGCTTTCCAGAGAAGATGTTTCTGTGGAGGAAAAGCAGGAAATTATAGACGAACGTGTACGGGCCAATGAGCTGACCAGAGGGAATATCCTGGACAGAAATGGAATCAGTATTTTCTCCGGAGAAGATTTTAGTGACCGGGATTATTTTCAGAAAGCCATGACAGGGGTTTCCTGTGTTTCAGAACCCCTGGTGAGCAAGATAACCGGGAAAATCAGTATTATCATTGCGGCGCCCATGTGGAAAGACGGAATTATGGGAACGGAGGTAACAGGCGTCGTATACCTTGTTCCGGATGAGAATTTTCTGAATGATATCATGGTAGCTACAAACGTGAGCAAAAACGGTTCCGCATATATGATAGACAGTGAAGGAACCGTGATTGCCCATGAGGATATGAAACTGGTGGAGCAGAAAGACAACTCCATCGAAGCTGCCAAAACAGATTCCAGTCTGAAACGGCTGGCGAAGCTGGAAGAAAAAATGACTGCCGGAAAAACGGGGGTTGGAACTTACCGTTATGGAGGCGTGAAAAAAGTCATGGCATATGCTCCGGTGGGGAACAGCAACGGATGGAGTATTGCCATCACAGCGCCTCTTTCTGATTTTAATATTGAGACGATTGTGGGAATTATCCTGACAATTGGAATCGTTTTGGTATCTATTGCCATTGCAGTGGTAATGGTCAGAAAGCTGGCGGACAGTATCGGAACCCCCATCAAACAGTGTGCGGAACGTCTGGAGACTCTGGCCGGAGGAGACCTGCATACGGAGATTCCTCAGATTACCTCAGAGGATGAGACACTCATGCTGGCAGATGCCACCCGCACCATTGTGGACGGCATGGGGAAAATTATCGGAGATATCAAATATCTTCTGGGAGAAATGGCTGAGAATAATTTTGATGTCCGTTCTCAGGCACGGGAATATTATGTGGGAGATTTTGAAGAAATTCTGCTGGCAGTGCGCAGAATCAACCATTCTCTGTCAGATGCCCTGGGACATATCCGGGAATCGGCAGAACAGGTGGGACTTGGTTCTTCTCAGCTTGCAGAAAGCGGGCAGGCTCTTGCAGAAGGGGCCACGGACCAGGCGGCTTCTGTGGAAGAATTGCTGGCTACGGTAAATGATGTGACTGAGCAGGTGGACCGCAATACGAAGAATGCTGTTTCCACCAGCCGGAAAGCAGATGATATCGGAAAGCAGGCCCGGACCAGCAGCAAGCGCATTGCGGAGATGACAGGCGCCATGAAGAAAATCAACGACGCTTCCATGGAAATTTCCAATATTATTCAGACGATTGAAGAGATTGCGGATCAGACCAACCTGCTTTCTCTGAATGCCTCTATTGAAGCTGCAAGAGCAGGAGAAGTGGGACGGGGATTTGCAGTGGTTGCCGGGGAAATCGGACATCTTGCAAATCAGAGTTCGGAAGCTGTGGTAAATACCAGACAACTGATAGAAGCCGCCCTGAGTGAGGTGAGCAGTGGCAATCAGATTGCAGGAGATATGGCGAAGGCTCTGCAGAGTGTGATTGACGGAATGTCAGAGATTGTCAGTGCTGTGGAGGAAGTGGCAGAGAACTCCAATGAGCAGAACGGTTCCATGCAGCAGATTAATCTGGCCATTGAGCAGATTTCACAGGTGGTACAGTCCAATTCCGCCGCAGCGGAAGAAAGTTCTGCTACCAGTCAGGAATTGTCGGCGCAGGCCATAGAACTGAACGATATGATTGACCAGTTCCGTCTGGCAGATTTATAGAAATCTATTTTATCTTGCAGGAAAGACCTTGTCACGCTAAAGTGTGAAAGCGTCTTCCTATAAAATAAAACCATTATGCGCACTCGTGCGAATAGAAGATGTCACTACGTGACTGTCCTAAGGTATCCCCCAGGCAAGCCTGGTACCCCTTAGGACAAATCCGCACTCGGCGCAACAAAATGTGCAATCCCCTCAAGATTGAGGGGCAGGGGAGTTGAAGTGGGTTTGCCCACTTTGTTCTAAGAAAACAAAGATTCCACAGCATATGGCGGCGGTATTGTCTGTAATGTACACTATATGCCGTGGAATTTTTATCTCACAGGAAAGACTTTTTAAACCGGTTATATCGCCTGAATGGTGCCGCAGGCAATTTTTGTGCCTGAATGGCCGGCGGGCTGGGTGGAAAAATCATCCGGACTGCTGTGGATGATAACCGTTTTGTCGATAATGTCCGGAACCCTGAAGCGGTCGGTGTAATACATCATCCAGGCAGAACCGTTATTTCCAAACAGAGGCGGTAAATCCCCTTCGTGGGCCGGATGAGGACAGAGGGCAGGATTGTAATGAGCCCCTGCGTTGGCGTAGGGGTCGCTGCTGTCTCCGGTACAGGAATGGCCTTCATGGATGTGAAAGCCGAAAATATCAGAGCCGCAGGGCACTGTGCTGACCGGGAGTCCGTAAATTTCCGCATTTACCAGGACGCCGGCGCCGATGGGATAGAAGCGGACCATGCCGTTGATTTCCCCTGTTCCGGGATTTCCCGTAAGTTCCGCGTAGGCGGCAGGCATCTGTGTGAGAGCGGTTTCCAGATAAAGCCTGCCAGGGTTTTCGTAGCTGTTGTCTGTATGATAATCTGTCATTAATATTCTCCTGAAACTGTTTTTATTGCAATGTTATGATTATAATATGACGGAAGGAAAGGAAAAGTGATTTTCCTGATGGAACAGAAATTCTTGACAAATGACTTTAGTGTGATAAAATTTTCCTATGAACTTATACCATGCACGGCCTGACGTCAGGCAGGCCGCATGGCCGGAAAATATTTTGGTGGAAACACCGGATTCAGGAGGATATAAAATGGCAGTACCATACAATCACAGAGCTTTGGAAGAAAAATGGCAGAAAATATGGGATGACGAGCGGGCTTTTGCGGCCACCGAAGATTATTCCAAACCCAAGTATTACGCACTGGTAGAATTCCCATACCCGTCGGGCCAGGGGCTTCATGTAGGACATCCCCGTCCTTATACAGCCCTTGATATTGTGGCCAGAAAACGCAGAATGCAGGGCTATAACGTGCTCTATCCCATGGGCTGGGATGCATTCGGACTCCCCACGGAAAACTATGCAATCAAGAATAAAATACATCCGAAAATTGTAACTGAAAATAACGTGGAGCGGTTTAAGGCACAGCTTCATGCTCTGGGCTATTCCTTTGACTGGGAGCGGGAAGTAAATACCACAGACCCGGAATATTATCACTGGACCCAGTGGATTTTCCTGAAATTATTTAAAGAGGGCCTGGCTTATAAGACAGAAATGCCCATTAACTGGTGTACTTCCTGTAAGGTGGGACTGGCCAATGAGGAAGTGGTGAACGGCGTCTGCGAGCGCTGCGGCGCTCCGGTGGTCCGCAGGGTGAAAAGCCAGTGGATGCTGAAAATCACCGAATATGCGGAAAAGCTGCTGGAAGGCCTGAATGATGTGGATTATATCGAACGGGTGAAAGTTTCTCAGAGAAACTGGATTGGAAAGAGCCAGGGAGCAGAAGTGGATTTCAGGATTGCAGGAAAAGAAGACAGGCTCACCGTGTATACTACCAGACCGGATACGCTGTTTGGAGCCACCTACATGGTTGTGTCTCCGGAACATCCCATACTGGAAAAATATAAAGATGAAATTAAAAACTGGAATGAAGTTGCTGCCTATCAGGAACAGGCAGCCAGAAAGTCTGATTTTGAGCGTTCCGAGCTGGCAAAAGAGAAAACAGGTGTGGAAATAGACGGTCTGCGGGCCGTTGATCCGGTAAACGACGCGGAAATTCCAATCTGGGTATCAGACTATGTACTGATGAGTTACGGAACAGGTGCGATTATGGCAGTTCCGGCCCATGATACCCGCGACTGG is from Lachnospiraceae bacterium JLR.KK002 and encodes:
- a CDS encoding elongation factor G, with translation MNVYTTDKIRNVVLLGHGGSGKTTLVEAMAYLSGLTKRMGKISDGNTISDYDKEETRRLFSVNTSVVPIPWEDTKINILDTPGYFGFVGEVEEAVSVADAAVIVVSGKNGIEVGTQKSWDICEKYKIPRMVFVTEMDDDNASFRQVVADLQEMYGKRIAPFHLPIRENEKFVGYVNVVAQTGNRWDENGKVVETEIPDYSQANLDICREALMEAVAETSEEFMDRYFAGEEFSEFEIRSALRTNVADGSIVPVSMGSSTLVQGVYTLLDDILKYLPSPEKRPCKGVNMKTNEVFDGDYDIAKPKSAYIFKTIADPFIGKYSLIKVNSGVLKTDDVLFNSEKNMDDKIGKIYIMRGNKPEEVKELHAGDIGALAKLNKVVTRDTLSTKAVPVVYGKTQISVPYTYMRYKAKNKGDEDKVSQALQKLMQEDLTLRTENDSANGQTLIYGIGDQHLEVVVSKLAERYKVEIELSRPKIAFRETIRKKSDVEYKYKKQSGGHGQYGHVKMTFEPSGDLETAYTFEQQVVGGAVPKNYFPAVEKGLQESVLKGPMAAYPVVGVKAVLYDGSYHPVDSSEMAFKMATIQAFKKGMMEASPVLLEPIASMKVVVPDKYTGDVMGDLNKRRGRVLGMNPAETGKTEIAADVPYMEIYGYMTDLRSMTGGSGLFSYEFARYEQAPSDIQEKEVAARANKLENGEE
- a CDS encoding methyl-accepting chemotaxis protein, whose product is MKKTKAHTDRKKGNLSIHELKRLYHETIKGRITISVLTLVIVSLMVLGIATSVLNNHSTNSTLERNMTATAKVASERVEWEMTSYRNLAADLGLMTRLSREDVSVEEKQEIIDERVRANELTRGNILDRNGISIFSGEDFSDRDYFQKAMTGVSCVSEPLVSKITGKISIIIAAPMWKDGIMGTEVTGVVYLVPDENFLNDIMVATNVSKNGSAYMIDSEGTVIAHEDMKLVEQKDNSIEAAKTDSSLKRLAKLEEKMTAGKTGVGTYRYGGVKKVMAYAPVGNSNGWSIAITAPLSDFNIETIVGIILTIGIVLVSIAIAVVMVRKLADSIGTPIKQCAERLETLAGGDLHTEIPQITSEDETLMLADATRTIVDGMGKIIGDIKYLLGEMAENNFDVRSQAREYYVGDFEEILLAVRRINHSLSDALGHIRESAEQVGLGSSQLAESGQALAEGATDQAASVEELLATVNDVTEQVDRNTKNAVSTSRKADDIGKQARTSSKRIAEMTGAMKKINDASMEISNIIQTIEEIADQTNLLSLNASIEAARAGEVGRGFAVVAGEIGHLANQSSEAVVNTRQLIEAALSEVSSGNQIAGDMAKALQSVIDGMSEIVSAVEEVAENSNEQNGSMQQINLAIEQISQVVQSNSAAAEESSATSQELSAQAIELNDMIDQFRLADL
- a CDS encoding superoxide dismutase family protein; this translates as MTDYHTDNSYENPGRLYLETALTQMPAAYAELTGNPGTGEINGMVRFYPIGAGVLVNAEIYGLPVSTVPCGSDIFGFHIHEGHSCTGDSSDPYANAGAHYNPALCPHPAHEGDLPPLFGNNGSAWMMYYTDRFRVPDIIDKTVIIHSSPDDFSTQPAGHSGTKIACGTIQAI